The Vespula vulgaris chromosome 4, iyVesVulg1.1, whole genome shotgun sequence genome has a segment encoding these proteins:
- the LOC127063299 gene encoding tektin-B1: MAKSVTVYEKPVPHIGLPDWYAKQWELQQSVGSRTSDAFELRNSGRIIRSETRVKTEWNTYMNNVRLADRITELSKWGELFEHLLTRLLSEIYLLKDEKANTEREIDTLNYPLRVTAECISMRDCRRGTELTYDEADTELKKELCIIENVKTFLTDKVQASWEKLNCLEEVKFKISLDIEDKNEAIRIDKEKLELDRTCANISYKPNALKKSKNEISYESWIEHCNNLKILADNELSDVYSFREGMQVMRDRANNDIKAQQDVTDFALRKRIYQTQKARNELEWQKLKMHKEMENLQKEIVRLEDEFLHKTDAIKCAETRLENRNYRPGFELCEDEAQTGLRNEVLQLRKIENELAKAIENAKATYNGLESLLLRVDRNLEDKQHSLSTDIMCLDMRSTLKTGDRTKLPNETDRNIVLTRMEKEIPLES, from the exons ATGGCTAAATCTGTAACTGTTTACGAGAAACCAGTGCCACATATCG gatTACCTGATTGGTATGCTAAGCAATGGGAACTTCAGCAAAGTGTAGGAAGTAGAACATCTGATGCATTTGAATTGCGTAATTCAGGAAGGATCATTCGATCCGAAACAAGAGTTAAAACAGAATggaatacatatatgaataatgtTCGACTGGCAGATAg GATAACAGAACTGTCTAAATGGGGAGAATTATTTGAACATTTATTAACAAGATTACTCTctgaaatatatcttttaaaagatgagaaagcaaacacggaaagagaaatagatacatTAAATTATCCTCTACGAGTTACCGCGGAATGTATATCAATGAGAGACTGCCGTCGAGGAACAGAACTTACTTATGATGAGGCTGATacagaattgaaaaaagaactCTGCATcatagaaaatgttaaaacttTTTTGACCGATAA GGTGCAAGCTTCAtgggaaaaattaaattgtttggAAGaagttaaatttaaaataagtttagatattgaagataaaaatgaagcgATTAGGATTGATAAAGAAAAGCTTGAATTGGATCGTACTTGTGCTAATATTAGTTATAAACCGAATGCtttgaaaaaatcaaaaaa TGAGATATCTTATGAAAGTTGGATAgaacattgtaataatttgaaaattttggCAGACAATGAATTAAGTGATGTATATAGTTTTCGGGAAGGTATGCAAGTTATGCGCGACCGTGCAAACAATGATATAAAAGCTCAACAAGATGTTACTGACTTTGCTTTGAGAAAACGAATATATCAAACTCAAAAAGCTAGAAACGAACTTGAATGGCAGAAATTAAAG ATGCacaaagaaatggaaaatttaCAGAAAGAAATTGTACGATTGGAAGatgaatttttacataaaacaGATGCAATAAAATGTGCCGAAACAAGATTAGAAAATCGTAACTACCGACCTGGTTTTGAATTGTGCGAAGATGAAGCACAAACGGGTTTAAGAAATGAAGTTTTACAactgagaaaaatagaaaatgaattagCTAAAGCAATTGAAAACGCgaa agcGACATATAATGGTCTAGAATCTTTACTTCTACGGGTTGATAGAAATTTAGAAGATAAACAACACTCACTTTCAACAGATATCATGTGTTTAGACATGAGATCAACATTAAAAACTGGCGATAGAACAAAATTACCTAACGAAACAGATCGTAATATTGTACTGACTCGtatggagaaagaaataccACTGGAATCATAA
- the LOC127063300 gene encoding transcriptional regulator ATRX homolog — translation MRRLSMRTKRRKSERNSESETEENGVQSQKRNDTSDSSIDTDENNKKDKENESDESEDQSSQLNRKSSGKKRLSRGRQSEEQKTTPIANSKQTSKSKKQQLEDADEMKSSADEENGNVTRRGANKRRKKDEVKTEQKTSPTSSRGAADGEQEYEVDKIVGHRTIKGRRQFLVRWKGYGEDSDTWEQEKDLNCPKLIEDFLTEDAETEETISEKSAKSIKIKSPKADKKKDIKKSKHNKRQSNLSEEENESDSAIKNDESQKEFEVDKIIEVHFKKNKKREFLIRWKGFSAADDTWEPEENLNCPDLITKFMEKVEKAKTTDMRQLRTNPTHTKRYTLSTHDSGRRLSRRHMDKQRTTYHECYE, via the exons ATGCGAAGACTCAGTATGCGAACAAAACGCAGGAAGTCCGAGAGAAACAGTGAGAGCGAAACTGAAGAAAATGGCGTCCAGTCGCAGAAGCGTAACGATACATCCGATAGCTCGATTGATACTgacgaaaataataagaaagacaaagaaaacgaGTCCGATGAAAGCGAGGATCAGAGTTCGCAACTAAATCGAAAATCAAGCGGAAAAAAGCGCCTTTCTCGGGGGCGTCAAAGTGAAGAACAAAAGACAACGCCGATAGCAAATAGCAAACAAACGTCGAAATCGAAAAAACAACAACTGGAAGATGCCGATGAAATGAAGAGTAGCGCAGATGAAGAAAATGGTAATGTAACGAGGCGGGGGGCAAACAAAAGACGTAAAAAAGACGAAGTGAAAACAGAGCAAAAGACATCTCCTACGTCTAGTCGCGGTGCAGCAGACGGTGAACAGGAGTATGAG GTCGATAAGATCGTTGGTCATCGTACCATCAAAGGTAGACGACAATTTCTGGTAAGATGGAAAGGATACGGAGAAGATTCGGATACCtgggaacaagaaaaagatttgaatTGTCCTAAACTTATCGAAGATTTTCTAACGGAAGATGCCGAAACCGAAGAAACCATATCAGAAAAATCTgctaaatcgattaaaatcaaatcgCCAAAAgcagataagaaaaaagatattaaaaaatccaAACATAATAAAAGACAATCCAATTTATCag aagaGGAAAATGAATCTGATAGTGCAATTAAAAATGATGAGAGTCAAAAGGAGTTCGaagttgataaaataatagaagtacattttaagaaaaataaaaagagagaattccTTATTCGTTGGAAAGGCTTTAGTGCTGCAGATGACACTTGGGAGccagaagaaaatttaaattgtcctgatctaataactaaatttatggaaaaagttgaaaaagcaaaaactACAGATATGCGACAACTAAGAACAAATCCTACCCATACAAAACGTTACACATTATCAACACATGATTCAGGAAGAAGACTGTCACGTCGACATATGGACAAACAAAG AACTACGTATCACGAGTGCTATGAATGA
- the LOC127063304 gene encoding BAG family molecular chaperone regulator 2 isoform X1: MKHLTKKIFVRMESPLPHIIESADCDSTIKPKDRLVSLLDQIELHVEQLRRDAWRLEEEKDTLLSTLDTIRNNELLGFLEEPADKDDVLRYAERLSMRCLTVDVLVKIQRDNVQQEALHQVNGLIDGLIVNLRQDPSGTRQKCAAFMNACSSQAIGHSDKNFETAILGCTLDDQKRVKKRLQGLLDYIDKMHTIEFQ; encoded by the exons ATGAAACATTTAactaaaaa aattttcgtTAGAATGGAGAGTCCTTTACCTCATATTATTGAAAGTGCGGATTGTGATAGTACGATAAAACCGAAAGATAGGTTAGTCAGTTTGTTGGATCAAATAGAATTACATGTAGAACAACTTCGAAGAGATGCCTGGAGacttgaagaagaaaaggatacTTTATTAAGTACTTTAGATACTATTAGAAACAACGAACTATTAGGTTTCTTGGAAGAAC CAGCAGACAAAGATGACGTATTACGATATGCAGAAAGATTATCTATGCGGTGTTTAACCGTAGATGTTTTAGTAAAAATACAACGTGATAATGTGCAGCAGGAGGCATTACATCAA GTAAATGGTTTAATAGACGGTTTAATTGTTAATCTTCGTCAAGATCCAAGTGGAACTCGACAAAAATGTGCTGCATTTATGAATGCTTGTTCTTCTCAAGCGATAGGTCattctgataaaaattttgaaactGCTATCCTTGGATGTACTTTAGATGATCAGAAAAGAGTGAAGAAAAGATTACAAGGTTTATTGGATTACATTGATAAAATGCACACCATTGAATTTCAGTAA
- the LOC127063301 gene encoding metallophosphoesterase 1 isoform X3, with protein MFKRNRLKHKMICIGIIIFASILYNEFLVYEIQKFKWALRDCKDCVKVLLVADPQILGEKNEDYTGSWLARWDSDRYLEKTFSRALRYSQPHVIAFLGDLMDEGHIANAEKFNKYKKRLDSIFQTPDNIMKIYLPGDNDIGGEEDKVSTNIQNRFHYAYSQPDVLVYKRVTFFKVIKELSPQIIFTAHEHKALHISLDTATDQLSEVWILPPHETPLYQLRMDVGDIHEVQIPTCSYRMGVRNMGYGIAYIDTQEKIVEFTILWLPNRFLQLKIYIFIIILVILLLLCSCICTCCSKTYTTYNRIPTISQYSKS; from the exons atgttcaagCGAAACAG GTTGAAACATAAAATGATTTGCAttggtattattatatttgcctctatactttataatgaatttcttgtatatgaaatacaaaaattcaAATGGGCATTAAGAGACTGTAAAGACTGTGTTAAAGTACTTCTTGTAGCAGATCCACAAATAttaggagagaaaaatgaggATTATACAGGTTCATGGCTAGCAAGATGGGATAGCGATAG GTACTTAGAGAAAACCTTTTCAAGAGCTTTAAGGTATTCTCAACCACATGTTATAGCATTTCTTGGAGATCTCATGGATGAAGGACATATTGCTAATgcagaaaaatttaataaatataaaaagaggtTGGATTCTATATTTCAAACTCCTGACAATATCATG AAAATCTATTTACCTGGTGATAATGATAttggaggagaagaagataaagtttCCACAAATATTCAAAACAGATTTCATTATGCATATAGTCAGCCTGATGTATTAGTTTATAAACGTGTTACATTTTTTAAg gttATCAAAGAATTATCAccacaaattatttttactgcACATGAACATAAAGCATTACATATTAGTTTGGATACAGCCACAGATCAGTTAAGCGAAGTTTGGATTCTTCCACCTCATGAAACACCTTTATATCAATTAAGAATGGATGTAGGTGATATCCATGAAGTTCAAATACCAACATGTTCTTACAGAATGGGCGTTCGGAATATGGGTTATGGAATTGCATATAttg ATACTCAAGAAAAAATAGTTGAATTTACAATTCTATGGTTACCGAATAGGTTCTTGCAGCtgaagatttatatttttattataatattagtgattttgttattattatgttcTTGCATATGTACCTGTTGCTCCAAAACTTATACAACATACAATCGTATACCCACCATTTCACAGTACAGTAAATCTTAA
- the LOC127063302 gene encoding uroporphyrinogen decarboxylase: MTEHNFPVLQNDRILKTIRGEPVDRVPVWIMRQAGRYLPEFQEVRAKHDFFDVCQNPSLACEVTLQPIKRFDLDASIIFSDILTIPQAMGLTVEMVSKVGPVLPHPLNDPSDLSRLVKPEVEKDLKYVGDAITLTRHKLEGKVPLIGFTGAPWTLMGYMIQGGGSSTMAKPRTWLYKYPNESHQLLELITDVVVDYLVMQVKAGAQLLQVFESNGDYLNDELFSKYSLPYLIKISNEVKAKLKEQNVMQVPMIVFPKGVTMDSLEMLAKVQCYDVIGLDWTVDPVEARNRLGTNVTLQGNMDPCALFATPDNISLRAHHMVEVIGKSRYIANLGHGILPDTPISSVEAFIKGVHEV; encoded by the exons ATGACAGAACACAATTTTCCTGTTTTACAAAATGATCGAATTCTCAAAACAATTCGTGGCGAACCAGTAGATAGAGTTCCTGTATGGATTATGAGACAAGCAGGACGTTATCTTCCAGAATTCCAAGAAGTTCGTGCTAAGCATGACTTCTTTGATGTTTGTCAAAATCCATCATTGGCATGTGAAGTAACATTACAACCTATTAAACGCTTTGATCTAGATGCAAGCATTatattttctgatattttaACAATTCCACAAGCAATGGGTTTGACAGTTGAAATGGTTTCAAAAGTT ggGCCAGTTTTACCTCATCCTTTAAATGATCCATCAGATCTATCACGATTGGTAAAACCtgaagtagaaaaagatctGAAATATGTTGGAGATGCAATAACATTAACTCGTCATAAGTTAGAAGGAAAGGTTCCACTTATAGGATTTACTGGAGCACCt TGGACATTGATGGGTTATATGATTCAAGGTGGTGGTAGTTCTACAATGGCTAAACCACGCACATGGCTCTACAAATATCCAAATGAGTCTCATCAATTGTTAGAACTTATTACCGATGTAGTAGTAGATTATTTGGTGATGCAAGTTAAAGCTGGTGCTCag ttaTTGCAAGTTTTTGAAAGTAATGGAGATTATCTTAATGACGAGCTATTTTCCAAATATTCTCTTCCATATCTTATAAAGATCAGTAATGAAGTAAAGGCAAAActaaaagaacaaaatgttATGCAAGTACCGAtg ATTGTTTTTCCTAAAGGTGTAACAATGGATTCTTTAGAAATGCTTGCAAAGGTGCAATGTTATGATGTAATAGGTCTAGATTGGACTGTAGATCCAGTGGAAGCAAGAAATCGACTAGGAACTAATGTTACTTTACAAGGAAATATGGACCCATGTGCATTATTTGCTACTcca gATAATATTAGTCTTAGAGCTCACCATATGGTAGAAGTAATTGgtaaaagtagatatatagCAAATTTGGGTCATGGCATTTTACCAGATACGCCGATCTCGTCAGTCGAAGCTTTTATAAAAGGTGTTCATgaggtataa
- the LOC127063306 gene encoding 60S ribosomal protein L38 — translation MPREIKEIKDFLLKARRKDAKSVKIKKNADNVKFKVRCSRFLYTLVITDKEKAEKLKQSLPPGLQVKEVKRSERM, via the exons ATG CCACGTGAAATCAAAGAAATCAAGGACTTCCTTCTGAAGGCAAGGAGGAAAGATGCTAAAT cggtgaaaattaaaaagaatgcAGACAATGTTAAATTCAAAGTTCGTTGCTCAAGATTCCTATACACGCTTGTAATtacagataaagaaaaagcagagaaaCTAAAACAATCTTTGCCTCCAG gcTTACAAGTAAAGGAAGTGAAGAGAAGTGAGCGTATgtaa
- the LOC127063301 gene encoding uncharacterized protein LOC127063301 isoform X1 codes for MFKRNRLKHKMICIGIIIFASILYNEFLVYEIQKFKWALRDCKDCVKVLLVADPQILGEKNEDYTGSWLARWDSDRYLEKTFSRALRYSQPHVIAFLGDLMDEGHIANAEKFNKYKKRLDSIFQTPDNIMKIYLPGDNDIGGEEDKVSTNIQNRFHYAYSQPDVLVYKRVTFFKINRLTHFMPEAPKDAFLNDYTERNTTNVILSHIPLLFMPGSFVQNVIKELSPQIIFTAHEHKALHISLDTATDQLSEVWILPPHETPLYQLRMDVGDIHEVQIPTCSYRMGVRNMGYGIAYIDTQEKIVEFTILWLPNRFLQLKIYIFIIILVILLLLCSCICTCCSKTYTTYNRIPTISQYSKS; via the exons atgttcaagCGAAACAG GTTGAAACATAAAATGATTTGCAttggtattattatatttgcctctatactttataatgaatttcttgtatatgaaatacaaaaattcaAATGGGCATTAAGAGACTGTAAAGACTGTGTTAAAGTACTTCTTGTAGCAGATCCACAAATAttaggagagaaaaatgaggATTATACAGGTTCATGGCTAGCAAGATGGGATAGCGATAG GTACTTAGAGAAAACCTTTTCAAGAGCTTTAAGGTATTCTCAACCACATGTTATAGCATTTCTTGGAGATCTCATGGATGAAGGACATATTGCTAATgcagaaaaatttaataaatataaaaagaggtTGGATTCTATATTTCAAACTCCTGACAATATCATG AAAATCTATTTACCTGGTGATAATGATAttggaggagaagaagataaagtttCCACAAATATTCAAAACAGATTTCATTATGCATATAGTCAGCCTGATGTATTAGTTTATAAACGTGTTACATTTTTTAAg ataaatagattgaCTCATTTTATGCCAGAAGCTCCTAAAGATGCATTTCTTAATGAttatacagaaagaaatacaacTAATGTTATACTGAGTCATataccattattatttatgcCAGGAAGTTTTGTACAAAAT gttATCAAAGAATTATCAccacaaattatttttactgcACATGAACATAAAGCATTACATATTAGTTTGGATACAGCCACAGATCAGTTAAGCGAAGTTTGGATTCTTCCACCTCATGAAACACCTTTATATCAATTAAGAATGGATGTAGGTGATATCCATGAAGTTCAAATACCAACATGTTCTTACAGAATGGGCGTTCGGAATATGGGTTATGGAATTGCATATAttg ATACTCAAGAAAAAATAGTTGAATTTACAATTCTATGGTTACCGAATAGGTTCTTGCAGCtgaagatttatatttttattataatattagtgattttgttattattatgttcTTGCATATGTACCTGTTGCTCCAAAACTTATACAACATACAATCGTATACCCACCATTTCACAGTACAGTAAATCTTAA
- the LOC127063301 gene encoding DNA polymerase beta isoform X2: MGKRKAPDNAGNPNQDLCDFLMELANYEKNVSKNIYKYNAYRKAAGSLSTLTDRVKNGEEAKKLPGIGEKIAKKIDEFLKTGKLRKLEEINKNDNNIAINLLTRVSGIGPAKAKELVEDGIKSLNDLRKHQDKLSHHQRLGLKYFDDFEKKIPRTEITEIEQMLKKYIYELNKEYIITVCGSYRRGKETSGDIDVLITHPNYISEEKESKKKNDLLKNIVEYLEKKQLITDTMSLGSTKFMGVCRIPNDKSKLFRRLDIRLVPCDQYYCAILHYTGSDLFNKNIRAHALEKKYTLNEYTLKRLTTEGVPGEAEKITCEEDIFKILGLPYKEPKNRDL, encoded by the exons aTGGGCAAAAGAAAAGCACCTGATAATGCAGGGAACCCTAACCAGGATTTATGTGATTTTCTAATGG aACTGgcaaattatgaaaaaaatgttagtaaaaatatttacaaatataatgcTTATCGTAAAGCAGCTGGTAGTTTGAGTACTTTAACTGACAGGGTTAAGAACGGAGAAGAAGCCAAAAAATTGCCAGGAATTGGAGAAAAAATTGCTAAAAAGATAGATGAATTTCTTAAAACTGGAAAACTACGCAAATTAgaagaa attaataaaaatgataataatattgcaaTCAATCTCTTAACTCGTGTTTCTGGTATTGGACCTGCAAAAGCAAAAGAATTAGTGGAAGATGGAATTAAAAGTTTGAATGATTTAAGAAAACATCAAGACAAATTAAGTCATCACCAAAGACTTGGTTTAAA gTATTTTGAtgattttgagaaaaaaatacctAGGACAGAAATAACTGAAATTGAACAaatgttaaagaaatatatttatgaattgaataaagaatatattattactgtaTGTGGAAGTTACAGACGTGGTAAAGAAACAAGTGGAGATATTGATGTATTAATAACTCATCCAAATTACATTTCTgaggaaaaagaatcgaaaaagaagaatgatttacttaaaaatattgttgaatatcttgaaaaaaaacagttaattACAGATACAATGTCTCTTGGGTCAACAAAATTTATG gGTGTATGTCGTATACCAAATGATAAAAGTAAGTTATTCAGACGATTGGATATAAGATTGGTACCATGTGATCAATATTATTGTGCTATACTTCATTATACGGGCAGcgatctttttaataaaaacattaggGCTCATGCATTGGAGaagaaatatacattaaatgaatatacatTAAAACGACTTACAACAGAag gtgTTCCAGGAGAAGCTGAAAAAATTACATGtgaagaagatatttttaaaatattggGACTTCCTTATAAAGAACCAAAAAATCGAGATCTTTAA
- the LOC127063304 gene encoding BAG family molecular chaperone regulator 2 isoform X2 has protein sequence MKHLTKKIFVRMESPLPHIIESADCDSTIKPKDRLVSLLDQIELHVEQLRRDAWRLEEEKDTLLSTLDTIRNNELLGFLEEPDKDDVLRYAERLSMRCLTVDVLVKIQRDNVQQEALHQVNGLIDGLIVNLRQDPSGTRQKCAAFMNACSSQAIGHSDKNFETAILGCTLDDQKRVKKRLQGLLDYIDKMHTIEFQ, from the exons ATGAAACATTTAactaaaaa aattttcgtTAGAATGGAGAGTCCTTTACCTCATATTATTGAAAGTGCGGATTGTGATAGTACGATAAAACCGAAAGATAGGTTAGTCAGTTTGTTGGATCAAATAGAATTACATGTAGAACAACTTCGAAGAGATGCCTGGAGacttgaagaagaaaaggatacTTTATTAAGTACTTTAGATACTATTAGAAACAACGAACTATTAGGTTTCTTGGAAGAAC CAGACAAAGATGACGTATTACGATATGCAGAAAGATTATCTATGCGGTGTTTAACCGTAGATGTTTTAGTAAAAATACAACGTGATAATGTGCAGCAGGAGGCATTACATCAA GTAAATGGTTTAATAGACGGTTTAATTGTTAATCTTCGTCAAGATCCAAGTGGAACTCGACAAAAATGTGCTGCATTTATGAATGCTTGTTCTTCTCAAGCGATAGGTCattctgataaaaattttgaaactGCTATCCTTGGATGTACTTTAGATGATCAGAAAAGAGTGAAGAAAAGATTACAAGGTTTATTGGATTACATTGATAAAATGCACACCATTGAATTTCAGTAA
- the LOC127063294 gene encoding U3 small nucleolar RNA-associated protein 6 homolog, translating to MAEFVEKRCEDMIPELEQMEKIKLFDKNEIRGIAKKLKEFEYKVQRHTKCKEDYLRYIQYEMDLLKLIKQRRDKFGITHKKSDIDYAIANKVNHLYKEAIFKFQDDIRFWIAYIKFCKHVRFQSCVSRMISKMLQVHQDKPKCWHIAARWEIEENNNRQTARQFLLRGLHIHPNSQLLFIDTFRLELDETLNNTEDNESKTQSTPSAIDDEDDMPLPLKRAYVVYKEASKCIEDIKFIIELLNITKEYKAEKLQKKIVSDMIQQYAHEPLMWDTMARRELEGLVQPFASDESIMEVNSSEQSSLRDRITSCNKVYQTAVKKIKTEEMWSLYIECLLEINHDAGSLPNFKKKLLKNTLAQAHQAKKLKEKYYLHWIDMLSNDKKDENAQKKLEEILSSATEIIPNSVSLWHVRLRHLLVTRQEEEATNVFVKATQILGEKSLPLWRMKLLHTQATSPDKTEEIFQAAVQEHPNISKDMKPSYIEWLVLTKSIQTARKMYDSLCLQPPMCLELHQKMAELELIQPEIVLKYARRPHEMAALQFGKNNSKVWLNYIIFEMNHGDPKKVGEIHRRAVKTLEAALTDTFISEYALIKANPDSINSVL from the exons ATGGCAGAATTTGTAGAAAAGCGATGTGAGGATATGATTCCTGAATTGgaacaaatggaaaaaataaaactttttgataaaaatgaaattcg AGGTATAGCAAAAAAACTTAAAGAATTTGAATATAAAGTTCAGCGACATACAAAATGTAAAGAAGACTATTTACGATATATTCAATATGAAATGGATCTTTTGAAACTAATTAAACAACGAAGAGAT aaattcgGTATTACTCACAAAAAATCTGATATCGATTATGCAATTGCAAATAAagttaatcatttatataaagaagCTATATTTAAGTTCCAAGATGATATTAGATTTTGGATTGCATATATAAAGTTCTGCAAACATGTG CGTTTTCAAAGTTGTGTTAGTCGTATGATAAGTAAAATGTTACAAGTGCATCAAGATAAACCAAAATGTTGGCACATTGCGGCACGATgggaaattgaagaaaataataacagaCAAACCGCACgtcaatttcttcttcgtggTTTACATATTCATCCAAATTCAcaactattatttattgatacttttag ATTAGAATTAGAtgaaacattaaataatactGAAGATAATGAAAGTAAAACACAAAGCACTCCATCTGCAATAGATGATGAAGATGACATGCCTTTACCATTAAAAAGAGCTTATGTCGTATATAAAGAAGCAAGCAAATGTATAGaagatatcaaatttattatagaattacTGAATATTACAAAAGAATACAAGGCAGaaaaattacagaaaaaaattgttag tgaCATGATCCAACAATATGCACATGAACCCTTAATGTGGGATACAATGGCACGCCGTGAATTGGAAGGTCTAGTACAGCCATTTGCATCTGACGAATCAATAATGGAAGTTAATTCTTCTGAACAATCTTCTTTAAGAGATCGTATAACTTCTTGTAATAAAGTTTATCAAACagctgtaaaaaaaattaaaacagagGAAATGTGGTCTCTTTATATAGAatgtttattagaaataaatcacGATGCAGGAAGTCTCccaaattttaagaaaaaattattaaaaaatactttagCACAGGCACATCAAgctaaaaaattaaaggaaaaatattatttacattgg attgaTATGTTGAGTAATGacaagaaagatgaaaatgcacaaaaaaaattggaagaaaTTCTTTCCTCTGCTACTGAAATTATTCCAAATAGTGTTAGTCTTTGGCATGTTAGATTAAGACATTTATTAGTTACAAGACAAGAAGAGGAAGCTACCAATGTATTCGTAAAa GCAACACAAATTCTTGGTGAGAAGTCATTACCTTTGTGGAGAATGAAGCTTTTACATACACAAGCTACAAGTCCTGATAAAActgaagaaatttttcaagcTGCAGTACAAGAACATCCTAACATTTCTAAGGATATGAAACCTAGTTATATAGAATGGCTAGTTTTAACTAAAA GTATTCAAACTGCTCGGAAAATGTACGATAGTCTTTGCTTACAACCACCAATGTGTCTTGAATTACACCAAAAAATGGCAGAATTAGAACTTATTCAACCagaaattgtattaaaatatgcAAGACGTCCTCATGAAATGGCCGCTTTACAATTcggtaaaaataattctaaggTTTGGctaaattatatcatatttgaAATGAATCACGGAGATCCAAAAAAAGTTGGAGAGATACATAGACGAGCAGTTAAAACTTTAGAAGCAGCTTTGACCGATACTTTTATTTCTGAATATGCTTTAATTAAAGCTAATCCTGATTCAATAAATTcagttttatga